From a single Leishmania mexicana MHOM/GT/2001/U1103 complete genome, chromosome 7 genomic region:
- a CDS encoding acyl-CoA dehydrogenase, mitochondrial precursor,putative — MRRVFSSAPRRYVRHASYAAGLFNFRVVPEELFPYPSRQLDSDESETVQAVIEQIRSSDKDLNLAGARIATEYGGLGLGHTTHALVCEEVGTSGDSKLLQTIQHCGFASYLLSTVGSKEVKGKYLTGMSDGKIMMGWATRESCGNDISMNTTKATLTSDGRYVLTGCKRCEFAEGATHYLVLAKALTQTATEAGPMEVSRNTFFILEKRAKGVSVSGGTVSFEDTPVADVVGVVGEGFKDRMITLFTEQYVYAATLLGISKRVVQELRDSVPEQWAADTVASCACIMYAMESSLYALTANLDLPTEDSLLEAALVSVFVQSSTNEWLSILSTATPMSEVLEKCFANARLLLSMMESTDFLYSSAVCCGVEDYGLVFQRTSTLQMVQLRTMRSMGMKDRVPVRELDCSAIDSAVVAFGNAVEATFVRNGSQVPQQQLIINRLGEAASLLYAASASASRAAMCQSKRLPTAKTEKELASAFIAMATNRAIQLSEESYNIGMTADDSYKRIAVGMCDEALRS, encoded by the coding sequence ATGCGCCGCGTGTTTTCTTCAGCGCCAAGGCGGTACGTGCGCCATGCCTCGTACGCGGCTGGTCTTTTCAACTTTCGCGTCGTTCCCGAAGAGCTCTTCCCGTATCCCTCCCGGCAGCTGGACAGCGACGAGTCCGAAACTGTGCAGGCGGTCATTGAGCAGATCCGTAGCAGCGACAAGGACCTGAATCTCGCAGGCGCTCGAATCGCTACTGAGTACGGCGGACTGGGGCTAGGGCACACAACCCACGCTCTCGTCTGCGAGGAGGTGGGCACCAGCGGGGACAGcaagctgctgcagacgaTTCAGCACTGCGGCTTCGCGTCCTATTTGCTGTCCACCGTAGGATCGAAGGAAGTGAAAGGGAAGTATCTTACCGGGATGTCCGATGGGAAGATCATGATGGGATGGGCCACGCGGGAGAGCTGTGGCAATGACATTAGCATGAACACTACCAAGGCTACGCTCACAAGCGACGGCAGGTACGTACTCACAGGGTGCAAACGATGCGAGTTCGCTGAGGGTGCGACACACTATCTGGTACTGGCCAAGGCGCTGACGCAGaccgcgacggaggcggggcCGATGGAGGTTTCGCGGAACACCTTCTTTATCTTGGAGAAGAGGGCAAAAGGGGTGAGCGTGAGTGGGGGAACTGTTAGCTTTGAAGACACTCCCGTTGCTGACGTAGTTGGCGTAGTTGGGGAAGGGTTCAAGGATCGTATGATCACGTTGTTCACTGAGCAGTACGTCTACGCGGCCACGCTTCTCGGCATTTCGAAGCGGGTCGTGCAAGAACTGCGGGACAGTGTACCGGAACAATGGGCTGCTGACACGGTCgcgtcgtgcgcgtgcatcATGTACGCCATGGAGTCCTCTCTCTACGCTTTAACTGCCAACCTCGATTTGCCCACCGAAGACAGCTTGCTGGAGGCGGCTCTGGTAAGTGTATTCGTGCAGAGCAGCACGAACGAGTGGCTCAGCATTCTGTCGACAGCAACCCCCATGAGCGAGGTGCTGGAAAAGTGCTTTGCAAACGCGCGTCTTCTGTTGTCCATGATGGAGTCCACAGATTTTCTCTACTCATCCGCCGTCTGCTGCGGAGTTGAGGACTACGGTCTTGTCTTTCAGCGGACGTCTACGTTGCAGATGGTGCAGCTTCGGACAATGCGGTCGATGGGCATGAAAGATCGCGTGCCGGTGCGGGAACTGGACTGCTCAGCCATCGATTCTGCTGTGGTTGCCTTTGGTAACGCTGTGGAGGCCACCTTTGTCCGTAATGGCTCACAGGTGCCTCAGCAACAGCTCATCATTAACCGCCTTGGTGAGGCAGCGTCCTTGCTCTACGCCGCCTCTGCGAGTGCGTCGCGCGCAGCCATGTGTCAGAGCAAGCGCCTGCCAACTGCGAAAACTGAAAAGGAGCTGGCAAGTGCTTTTATCGCCATGGCCACCAACCGCGCGATTCAGCTCTCTGAGGAGTCCTACAACATTGGAATGACCGCAGATGACTCCTACAAGCGGATTGCGGTGGGGATGTGTGATGAGGCGTTGCGGTCgtag
- a CDS encoding maoc family dehydratase-like protein, translated as MSSETAPSVIRVGSRATRTVHISQENVNTFGDVIDDHNPIHSDPEAAKAAGFPTTICYGMYAGSLFSGLMAKEMPGPGTVYLSQNLRFTAPVFVGDDLDVIVEVREFRKDKGLISLSNTVQKTDPSTGKTTVCVEGSAVVMNKTLQFEGESEWSVTK; from the coding sequence ATGTCCAGCGAGACTGCACCATCTGTCATCCGTGTGGGCTCACGGGCGACCAGGACAGTCCACATTAGCCAAGAGAACGTCAACACCTTCGGCGACGTCATTGACGACCACAACCCCATTCACAGTGACCCGGAggcggcaaaggcggcgGGCTTTCCCACCACTATTTGCTACGGCATGTACGCCGGCTCGCTCTTCTCGGGTCTCATGGCGAAGGAGATGCCCGGGCCTGGCACTGTGTATTTGTCGCAGAACTTGCGCTTCACCGCCCCGGTGTTCGTCGGCGACGACCTCGATGTCATCGTGGAGGTCCGAGAGTTCCGCAAGGATAAGGgtctcatctctctctccaacACCGTACAAAAGACGGACCCCTCAACCGGCAAGACAACCGTGTGCGTTGAAGGGTCTGCCGTGGTCATGAACAAGACTCTGCAGTTTGAGGGGGAGAGTGAGTGGTCTGTGACGAAgtag
- a CDS encoding maoc family dehydratase-like protein yields MQAAARRIIRVGAQASKTVKITQKDVVTFGDLIQDHNPIHSDAAAAKAAGFPSPICYGMLAGSLFSGLMATEIPGPNTVYVSQTLHFTRPIFVGDELEVIAKVTQFRRNKGLIEMLTIIQKADPKNPGEKITCIEGFSVGMNKMVDFEGESEWTRRV; encoded by the coding sequence AtgcaagcggcagcgcgccgcaTCATCCGCGTCGGGGCGCAGGCTTCGAAGACGGTAAAAATCACGCAGAAGGATGTGGTCACCTTTGGGGACCTCATTCAAGACCACAACCCCATTCacagcgacgcggccgctgcaAAGGCCGCCGgattcccctcccccatatGCTATGGTATGCTGGCcggctctctcttttccggGTTGATGGCGACAGAAATTCCAGGCCCGAACACGGTGTACGTATCACAGACCCTGCACTTTACAAGACCCATCTTTGTTGGTGATGAGCTGGAAGTGATTGCCAAAGTCACCCAGTTCCGCCGAAACAAGGGGCTCATTGAGATGTTGACCATCATTCAGAAGGCAGACCCAAAGAACCCGGGCGAGAAGATCACCTGCATTGAGGGGTTCTCAGTAGGAATGAACAAAATGGTGGACTTCGAAGGGGAGAGCGAGTGGACGCGTCGGGTTtag